The following proteins come from a genomic window of Leptospira andrefontaineae:
- a CDS encoding acyl-CoA thioesterase, whose translation MELTIDKPVLSPHSFARIRFQDCDPFGHLNNARYMDYFLEARSEQLRETANFDFYEYGSSSGKSWVVSKVETQYLEPVKQNDVVKIVTRLIKLTPATIHNEYLLLDKEGNRLKAVLRAQFSFIDLQKGRPVRHDQEMMSFLGSFIFDEPGLDDASFEERVKQLRKQVSEGKYSQD comes from the coding sequence ATGGAATTGACGATTGATAAACCGGTGCTTTCCCCTCATAGTTTTGCTAGGATTCGTTTCCAGGATTGTGATCCTTTTGGGCATTTGAATAATGCAAGGTATATGGATTATTTTTTGGAGGCTCGTTCCGAGCAGTTGAGAGAGACTGCCAATTTTGATTTTTATGAATATGGTTCCAGTTCAGGTAAATCTTGGGTGGTAAGTAAGGTAGAGACTCAATATTTGGAACCGGTCAAACAGAATGATGTGGTGAAAATTGTAACTCGTTTGATCAAGCTGACTCCGGCAACGATCCATAATGAATACTTACTTTTGGATAAGGAAGGTAATCGTTTGAAGGCAGTTTTGAGGGCGCAATTTTCTTTTATTGATCTCCAAAAGGGGCGCCCTGTTCGTCATGACCAAGAGATGATGTCTTTTTTAGGTAGTTTCATATTCGATGAACCTGGTTTGGATGATGCTTCCTTCGAGGAGAGGGTAAAACAGTTGCGGAAACAAGTATCAGAGGGAAAATATTCCCAAGACTAA
- a CDS encoding MarR family winged helix-turn-helix transcriptional regulator gives MSKKSQNITARKSEKFPSKADMLSAGLSCVNFNLRRASRAVTQFYDRELEKAGLTSQRFSLLHTLGATEGLGLAELADLLVLDRTTLIRNLTPLEELGYVADVPSENKRARKVILTQKGLEALRVAYPIWEEAQATVTEAMGEDDLKRLLKRLNSIVRKRNFKEFSKSED, from the coding sequence ATGTCCAAGAAGTCTCAAAATATTACGGCTCGGAAATCTGAAAAATTCCCGAGCAAAGCGGATATGCTTAGCGCAGGTTTAAGTTGTGTGAACTTTAATCTGCGCAGAGCTTCTAGGGCGGTCACACAATTTTATGATAGAGAATTGGAGAAGGCGGGTCTTACTTCTCAAAGATTCAGTTTATTGCATACTTTAGGCGCGACAGAAGGTCTTGGTCTTGCCGAGTTAGCCGACCTTCTCGTTTTAGATAGAACTACTTTGATCCGTAACTTGACTCCTTTGGAAGAGTTGGGCTATGTTGCGGATGTCCCTTCCGAAAATAAAAGAGCTCGAAAAGTTATTTTGACTCAAAAAGGTTTGGAAGCCTTGAGGGTTGCGTATCCTATTTGGGAAGAGGCCCAGGCTACCGTCACGGAAGCTATGGGAGAGGACGATCTAAAAAGATTATTGAAAAGATTGAATTCGATCGTCCGTAAAAGGAATTTTAAAGAATTTTCCAAATCGGAAGATTGA
- a CDS encoding glutathione S-transferase family protein has product MKVYGTSVSGNCYKIKLLLHVLKIPYEWIETDTRKGETKTQEFLLKNPVGKVPLLELESGEFLSESNAILYFLAKNTDFFPDDLLAQSRILQWMFFEQYSHEPYIAVNRWLIHFQNKKDDPRIPSNHTKGLDALKIMNDHLAKNQFFGSENLSIADIALFAYTHVAEEGQFPLSDFSNLSSWIRRVKEIPDFIPIY; this is encoded by the coding sequence ATGAAAGTTTACGGTACTTCTGTTTCCGGGAATTGTTATAAAATTAAACTTCTATTGCATGTATTGAAAATTCCTTATGAATGGATCGAGACCGATACTAGAAAGGGCGAAACCAAAACTCAGGAATTTCTTCTTAAAAACCCGGTAGGTAAAGTTCCTCTTTTGGAATTAGAGTCCGGAGAATTTCTTTCCGAATCTAATGCCATCTTATATTTCTTAGCGAAGAATACTGACTTCTTTCCGGATGATCTTTTGGCCCAGTCCAGGATATTACAATGGATGTTTTTTGAACAATATAGTCATGAACCTTATATTGCGGTCAATCGTTGGTTGATACATTTTCAAAACAAAAAGGATGATCCTAGAATTCCGAGTAATCATACTAAAGGATTAGATGCTCTGAAGATCATGAATGACCATCTTGCCAAAAATCAATTCTTCGGTTCTGAAAATCTGAGCATAGCCGATATCGCTCTCTTTGCATATACACATGTGGCGGAAGAAGGTCAATTTCCTCTTTCTGATTTTTCGAACCTGAGCTCTTGGATCAGAAGGGTAAAAGAGATCCCGGATTTTATTCCGATATACTGA
- a CDS encoding RDD family protein, whose amino-acid sequence MAYASLSRRVYAQFLDFLILCPVLIPQIMVFYYHNKMVYELFPFYTALHSLLYIGYRFVMHALYGRTLGKAFAGIIVTDSCKGRLGWIRSFIRTLPELALSLVTIMSAVYDSRIFMEHQAEMEGLPLAGVHRILNKWNPLDNFTFWDSIIYYGISVIYIFFSHKRTALHDLFAGTRVLRYKAE is encoded by the coding sequence TTGGCATACGCGAGTTTGAGTAGAAGAGTTTATGCTCAGTTTCTGGATTTTTTGATCTTATGTCCTGTTTTGATCCCCCAAATCATGGTCTTCTATTACCACAATAAGATGGTATATGAATTGTTTCCTTTCTACACTGCCTTACATTCCTTACTTTATATCGGATATAGATTCGTAATGCATGCTTTATATGGCCGGACACTTGGCAAGGCATTTGCCGGGATAATCGTGACCGATTCTTGCAAAGGTCGTTTGGGATGGATCCGGTCTTTTATTCGGACTTTGCCTGAGCTCGCCTTGTCTTTAGTAACGATCATGAGTGCTGTATACGATTCCAGGATATTTATGGAACACCAGGCGGAGATGGAGGGGTTACCTTTAGCTGGTGTTCATCGGATTTTGAACAAATGGAATCCTTTAGACAATTTCACCTTTTGGGATTCGATTATATATTATGGGATTTCAGTAATTTATATCTTCTTTTCTCATAAAAGGACCGCATTACACGATCTTTTTGCAGGAACCAGGGTCCTCCGTTATAAAGCAGAATAG
- a CDS encoding amidohydrolase family protein — MRIFDSHFHIIDPRFPLVPNHGFLPEPFTVSDYNKQADWLRIKGGAVVSGSFQVFDQTYLLDALSILGKNYVGVTQLPANVQDSEILSLHRSGVRAVRFNVRRGGSEEISKIKEMGARVYDIVGWHVELYIDAKEVDEFLEEVLLSLPKVSIDHLGLSKEGFSTILRLVEKGVRVKATGFGRTNMDIRTALVAIAEINPDALMFGTDLPSTRSPAPFTEEDLHLVTDTFEGELLQKVLYSNALDFYGVNVKV; from the coding sequence ATGCGGATCTTCGATTCTCACTTTCATATCATAGATCCAAGATTTCCTTTGGTGCCCAACCATGGCTTTTTGCCCGAGCCTTTTACGGTTTCCGACTATAATAAGCAGGCGGATTGGCTTAGGATCAAGGGTGGCGCTGTTGTTTCCGGTTCTTTCCAGGTATTTGATCAAACTTATCTATTGGATGCACTTTCCATATTAGGAAAAAATTATGTAGGTGTAACGCAACTTCCTGCAAATGTTCAGGATTCTGAAATTTTATCCCTTCATAGATCAGGAGTAAGAGCTGTTCGATTTAATGTAAGAAGGGGAGGTTCTGAGGAAATTTCCAAGATTAAGGAAATGGGTGCCAGGGTTTACGATATAGTCGGCTGGCATGTTGAATTGTATATAGATGCCAAAGAGGTAGATGAATTTTTAGAAGAAGTGTTATTATCACTTCCTAAAGTTTCCATAGATCACTTGGGATTATCCAAAGAAGGTTTTTCTACTATTCTAAGATTGGTGGAAAAAGGTGTAAGAGTAAAGGCCACCGGATTTGGTCGGACCAATATGGACATAAGAACCGCTTTGGTGGCAATCGCAGAGATTAATCCGGACGCTTTAATGTTCGGAACGGATCTTCCTTCTACACGTTCTCCCGCCCCATTTACTGAAGAGGATCTGCATCTTGTAACGGACACGTTCGAAGGTGAGTTATTGCAAAAAGTATTATATTCGAATGCACTTGATTTTTACGGCGTGAACGTAAAAGTATAA
- a CDS encoding SDR family NAD(P)-dependent oxidoreductase — protein sequence MKRGFLYKDVSSLTWLQDESKGIADTLGSHVEEPNFLNKIYDLLTILNQILAEIKKTDFSKTVLVTGGSSGIGKELSILLYKQGYNVLVVSVSKEEFKLLQKECKEINSSGKLETLEADLTKTDSVPKILKWVSKLKLEVNVLVNNAGFGLWGKSWELSPEKIDSMLLLNMNAVTRLSNEFSKRMIERNNGFILNVASTASLQPLSYMAAYAASKAYVVSFSEALAAELAPYGVKLGILYPGTTKTNFLTVAGIHKENKKGGLGNLAYSIAMDPKDVAKVAFQAIQNETKRSVPGFMNQAHYYSTKIFPSWIVKRIADRIFKKE from the coding sequence ATGAAACGCGGCTTTCTATATAAAGATGTTAGCTCTTTAACTTGGCTACAGGATGAGTCCAAAGGAATCGCAGACACCTTAGGCTCTCACGTTGAAGAACCAAATTTCTTAAATAAGATCTATGATTTATTAACCATACTAAATCAGATTTTAGCAGAAATCAAAAAAACTGATTTTTCAAAAACGGTCTTAGTCACCGGAGGATCTTCCGGGATTGGCAAAGAACTTTCTATCTTATTATACAAACAAGGTTATAACGTATTAGTAGTCAGTGTTTCTAAAGAAGAATTCAAACTTCTTCAAAAAGAATGTAAAGAGATCAACTCTTCCGGAAAATTAGAGACCTTAGAAGCGGATCTAACCAAGACTGATAGTGTTCCTAAAATTTTAAAATGGGTCTCCAAATTAAAGTTAGAAGTAAATGTCCTAGTCAATAATGCAGGATTCGGGCTTTGGGGAAAATCTTGGGAACTTTCTCCTGAAAAAATAGATTCAATGCTTCTACTTAACATGAACGCAGTTACTAGACTTTCTAATGAATTTTCCAAGAGAATGATAGAACGTAATAACGGTTTTATTTTGAATGTTGCATCCACAGCTTCTTTACAGCCTCTTTCTTATATGGCAGCTTATGCAGCAAGCAAGGCATACGTAGTTAGTTTTTCAGAAGCATTAGCAGCGGAACTTGCTCCTTATGGAGTTAAACTTGGGATCTTATATCCAGGAACTACTAAAACAAATTTTCTAACAGTAGCAGGAATTCATAAAGAAAATAAAAAGGGAGGCTTAGGAAATCTGGCTTACTCGATCGCGATGGATCCGAAAGATGTGGCAAAGGTTGCCTTCCAAGCGATCCAAAACGAAACCAAAAGGTCGGTCCCGGGATTTATGAATCAGGCACATTATTATTCTACGAAAATATTTCCTTCTTGGATCGTAAAAAGAATAGCTGATAGGATCTTTAAAAAAGAATAA
- the map gene encoding type I methionyl aminopeptidase produces MTVRNKEDLEALQRIGKITAETLVKMREAAKPGISTKELDRIAHSYFSKFGARSAPQLMYKFPGYTCISLNTEIAHGIPNNRILKEGDLLNLDVSLELNGYFADTGFTLIVGKDDKGLSRLLDVSSEALKLALAGVKTGEKLNSIGRTIESTAKNNGFKVIRTLCGHGVGKSLHEEPFDICNYYEPRDKRILKSGQVIAVETFVSTGAEDFVEQSDGWTLKTPDGSFTAQFEHSVVVTERGPIILTAA; encoded by the coding sequence ATGACGGTTCGTAATAAAGAAGATCTGGAAGCATTACAAAGGATTGGCAAGATCACTGCCGAGACTTTGGTCAAAATGAGAGAAGCCGCTAAACCAGGTATTAGCACCAAAGAGTTGGATCGTATTGCGCATTCATATTTTTCTAAGTTCGGAGCAAGAAGTGCTCCTCAACTAATGTATAAATTTCCCGGATACACTTGTATCAGTTTGAATACTGAGATCGCCCACGGAATTCCAAACAATCGTATCTTAAAAGAAGGAGACCTCCTGAATCTGGATGTTTCTTTGGAGTTGAACGGTTATTTTGCAGACACAGGTTTTACTCTGATCGTTGGAAAAGATGATAAAGGTCTAAGTAGACTTTTGGATGTTTCTTCTGAAGCGCTAAAACTTGCTCTTGCAGGTGTGAAGACCGGTGAAAAACTAAATTCTATCGGAAGAACGATTGAGAGTACAGCAAAGAATAATGGATTTAAAGTGATCCGCACGTTATGTGGACATGGAGTAGGAAAATCTCTTCATGAAGAACCATTCGATATTTGTAATTATTACGAACCAAGAGATAAACGAATTCTTAAATCGGGACAGGTTATTGCAGTGGAAACTTTTGTTTCGACTGGCGCGGAAGACTTTGTAGAACAATCAGACGGATGGACCTTAAAAACTCCTGACGGTTCTTTTACTGCCCAGTTTGAACATTCAGTAGTTGTTACTGAACGTGGACCAATTATCTTAACAGCGGCATAA
- a CDS encoding bile acid:sodium symporter yields the protein MLIRIVLILLSLSSMYGLGLRIEKKELGSWSKFVPFLIFAFFWNFGILPVSVFFTGKLLGVPGLAFAAIFLCAASPGGASGGLFVLRAKGNPALGGMLIASLNGANTILTPLIFSIYQGGSGFNFDLFLKLFLIGTFLQGLPLLLGLLSKYFFPKYFDPIAPWVERFSTFCLVLSILLLIFQYGEYALSLGWIVWIGATVAVGLSLLPGLFLFNSTREVRASLSMVSGIRSLSLALLLAELHLKQSETLLTVLMYGTVMYLISAIAAEFWNGKKKIQT from the coding sequence ATGTTAATACGGATCGTACTTATTCTTCTTTCCCTTTCCTCTATGTACGGTTTGGGATTGAGGATTGAAAAAAAAGAATTGGGCTCTTGGTCCAAATTTGTTCCGTTCCTAATATTCGCATTCTTTTGGAATTTCGGGATACTCCCCGTTTCCGTATTTTTTACAGGAAAACTTTTAGGAGTACCTGGACTTGCATTTGCGGCAATTTTCCTTTGTGCTGCTTCTCCAGGAGGAGCTTCCGGAGGACTGTTTGTATTAAGAGCAAAAGGGAATCCGGCGTTAGGTGGAATGTTGATCGCATCATTGAATGGAGCGAATACTATTCTGACTCCTTTGATATTTTCTATCTATCAAGGAGGTTCAGGATTTAATTTCGATCTTTTCCTAAAACTTTTTTTGATAGGAACATTCTTACAAGGTTTACCTCTTCTTCTCGGACTCTTAAGTAAATATTTCTTCCCTAAATATTTCGATCCGATTGCTCCTTGGGTAGAAAGATTTAGCACATTCTGTTTGGTATTATCTATTTTACTTTTGATCTTTCAATATGGAGAATATGCATTGAGTCTAGGTTGGATTGTTTGGATCGGCGCTACTGTTGCAGTAGGACTTTCTCTTCTTCCCGGGCTATTTTTATTTAATTCTACGCGAGAAGTCAGGGCTTCCTTGTCCATGGTTTCCGGGATCAGAAGTTTGTCCTTGGCTTTACTTCTTGCAGAACTTCATCTTAAACAAAGTGAAACATTACTTACTGTTCTTATGTATGGAACGGTAATGTATTTAATTAGTGCGATTGCTGCGGAATTTTGGAATGGAAAGAAGAAGATCCAAACATGA